The nucleotide window TCTATCAGTGAACAAATTTAAATGAAAATAGATCTTGTCAAAACAGTGGAATAAGATCATAGCGTGAAACAACCATAGAAACTGTGCAGAACAAAGGCAACTAACATATGCAAGAAACAATAAAATGACAAATGGAATTACTTACCATGAAGAACAGAAAACACTTCAGTTCATTTGGACTTCAAATTTGCCTTTAGTTTTCTCAACTCTTGCCCTTGttgctataaaaaaaataaaaataaataaaaaaaaagacccAATTCAGCATTAGACCGGATAGGGAAAAGAGCAGGTTAAATATTGACAAACAAATGTCAGCAACAATATACCATGAGATTAAGACAACAAGAAAAACTATTCAGAGTTTCAGACCTTGTACAATTTTGTCCATTCCAAATCTACTCTTTCTTGCAACAAGCGCCAATCCATGGCCATATCATACTCTATCGTATTGGGCTGAGAGCAATGTGAAGTAGAGACTGCTTCTTTCTGCACAACAGAAAGTACATTAATATGGCGGGAGAAACATTAGGGTAAATTGCATAAAAAAAAATCCCATGTTTTGACAAAATAAGCAGTTCCCTATGCTTTTAAAAGTGAACTAAATAATCCTCCACTTCCGAAATATATTCACTTTAAACCTTCCATTGCATTTTAACCACTCAGCCTTCTAAGTAAAATGACTTTTTAGTCCAAAAGAAATAGTCCATTGCCTTCTAAATGAAACAATATATTAATTCCTCGGCTTTTAACTTTAAAAGGGATTTGAAAGCCATTTTATTTGAGAACTCAAGAACTAAAATGttgttaaaataaaatcttaagaAAAAAAACAATACGATATTTTAGTATAAGGTCTAAAAGGCAATGAAATTAAAAGTAGAAAACCATTTGATTCACTTTAAAAACACAGAAACTTAAGTGTGTATTTTGACAAATCTCATTGGATTAATATAAATTACCCACACCAACAAAGGATGACCCGGTTCACGAAGCATCCCAAACTTGTGGACTCTAGAGAGGGTTGACAGACGTAGCCTTACCTCTGCTTTGCAGAGAGGTTATTTCTGTGACTCAAACCCATGACCTCCAAGTCACAAATGGAGTAGCTTTACCATTATACcaaatccatccccaaaattaccaCCAACaactcacaaaaaaaaaaaaaaaaaaaaaaactgtagtACAAAAAAGTATTTTGTCAAAATCTCGACACGTGGTAGAAATTTACACACAGACACACAAAAAGTTAAACATGTTTTTCTGCATAAATGTGTGTCAAGACTCCAATAGCAAGATCCACATTAAAGAGAGAGAAACGCAAGAAGGCAAGCCCCCTTGCCTTGCTACTAAACACAAACTTGAATTTTTGGGCCAAGCGGTTTTACATTCATTTTCCTTGAGTTGCAACAACCAAGGACACGCACATCAAGTCCCACATGCTTTATGCATAATGCGTGTTAAAACTCCAATAGCACGTTCCCACATTCAAGGTAAAGTGAAATGCAATACGGCAAGCCTACTTGCTGAGACACTTGAACTTAGGGACCAAGTGGTTTTACGTCCATTTTCCTTAATGTTGCAAGCCCCAAGAAGGAGCATTGGGCTAGAGTCCTGACAAAGCTAACCCATGAGGACCACAACTAAGTGGAATTTGGAAGGCCCATAGGGTGAAGCATAGTATTCTTATTTGATTTTGTATCTACAAAAGCCCTCTGGGGAAGTCCTCGCTAGATCATAGCATAACGAGCACATTGCAAGCTGAATGGGaagagaatgtaacaccccaagtcTAGCATGGAAATGGGACTATTTTGGCTTACAAGAACTACTGGTAACCACAAAAAGGTATTTTGCTTAGACCCAATCCATCATGGTCTAAGAAACATATTTGCATGTGGGGCCCACAAGTTTTGTTTGTGGATCCCACGTTTTTTGTGTTCTTGGTCCATAATGGAACCAGTTTGAGCAAGAATTTTTCCGACAAAAAGTTTGACTTAGTGGGCCATATGGTTAGGTCTAGTTTTGTCCAATTACTAGCCAATGCTTGAACTTCATGTGCGTGCAAGGACGAGGGTGAGAGTCAAATTTACCATCTCCCGTTGCATTTGGAGTCTAAGTTTATCGATATAGATATGACCAAAAAATGTTGACGGCTTTCCAGGTAATCTAAGAGTTGCAATGCTGCCAACCAGAGGCCtacaaataaaaattatttactatCAAATAAACAAGGAAGGAAAAGAAGAAGAGCAAAGGTTTCAAATATTGAGAAAAATCACAAAGCATATAAAAAagagaataataataaaaataacaataatacaTCATGATCCATGGAAGCTAGCCAATAAGATCAAAATAAGAACTTCAAAGTTCTATTTGGCTAATTGGTAATGTGAACGTTAAAGATATCATACAAGTACGAGAACTTGATCCTAGATGATGGCATATGCTCAAATTCAACCAATTGGAGCCTGGAAAATGAGTAGCATGGATGCCAAATAAATCCATTCCAATTATTTAAAGCTACTAGACAAGCTCAACCACCCATAGATGAAATTGCCATCATTATAATATTGGCATATTGCGTATGCTAGTCATGAAGGAAAATTTCTTAAATGTGCACCTAAGGTGCGCAATGTGTTGGCCCTAGCCCCTATACAAGGGTCAGTGAGGCCCTAGCAGTAGCACCTCCAAAAGGGCCAATGAGGAACTGCAAACAAGTTCACGCAAGGCAACCTCCAATAAGCAAATGCTTTTTGGACATAAGCATGGGCATTCTACTCTAGACCAAAAGAAAGATGCACCTCAAAAGCTTCCATTTTCGATGAGCTCCCAGCTAGTCTGCAACCACCGCTAGACTTGAAATTTCTCAACAATAACAATtaagccttaatcccaaactagttgtGGAAGGCTATATGAATCTTTTTTCGCCATTCAACTCTGTTAAACACCGGGTCCACATTAATATCCAAAACTAGACTTGAAATTTCTCGATCCACAAAAATCTGATGTCAACATACCATGAAGTCACTAGTAATGCCATGATCATTGTAGCCAAAAAATCACCAAATATACCAAACTACCGCCATTGGAATTGTTGATTGCCAATAGTGCTGTTAAAATACACACTCCTCAAATCTCATCCTGTCTAGAGCAGAGTCCCTTCTCCCCCTTCTTTAGCTTTACTATAcatctaaatttttctttttaaatagcaATATTGAAACTATTGCTAAAATATTTTACCTGAACAAAAAAAGACAAATATGGTCTTGTAAAATTGTGTTATGTATAGTCATTGTTAATGGTACTATGTTTTGGAGTTCTCAAAGCAATGATAAAAACAAGTGATAAGATCAATATTTTTGTCAAGACTGTGTTCTTTTTTTCCCATGATTAGATTGCGTAACTTTACAATGATACTTTAAAGATTGTTATCTTCAATCAATTTCGTTAAATCATGCTAATATATTACTTCATTGCAAAATTTTGGCCTTAATTTTGGATTTCTCTAGATTTTTCCCTTTTTTGGCATTCGACTTCTCTCAAGCGGGCAACTACACTTCATGAATTACACTTATGTTGTAGGATCTCTTTGCACAACACTACACCTTGCGCCTTCAATAACTATGCACAAGGGAGATCGTAAGATATCCTTATGGAGCTTCTACCTTGGTATTAATCAAAGAGCAAGAATGCAATACAGAGAAATGGGCAACACtagtaaaatttttactataatgCTTGTCTACCATAGAATTAGAATGACTGAGCAAGAAATGTGTTGATCCCAATTATTTGATCTCAAGCACCGCTACAGAATTAAGTTGCATACCTCCCATTTGATAGCAAAAGGCAACTTTCATCTAATTTCGTAAGAGCAATTTTAGCGGCTTCACTTGTTTTGAATATAACAAAAGCTTGACCTGCATCATAGAGAAAATAGCATGTCATAAATTTAGAAATAGGTAAAAATCATGTCCTTTTTTGCTTTCATTAAGGGCGACCAGAATTCAGTTAAAACCCAAAAAAAGGCCAAAAGAAGAATTCAGTTCAAACCAAAAAAATCAACTAATCAAAGTTAATTTGGAAATTTAATTAGGTTTTTCAGTAATTCGGTTCAGTTCAGTTTTTGGTCTTAAGAATTCAATTTATTCGGTTAGGTTTTATGCGGAAACCAAACCGAatagtttttttaatttattatgattaactttaaaaataggaaatataattgaaattaagtaagaAAGGAGTCCAAAATAAAGTCCAAAAAAAGCCCATGATGAAGCTCAAATCGAACCAAACTTTTTGGTCTGCTAAAATTTCAGTGTGTTTCAGTTCAATTATCTCCCTAGgtttattcaattttttaaatttcagaCCAAACAAAAAAACCGACCAATTCTTACCCTCAGCTTTCATTTAGAAACAAGATAAGGCATGTAAATAAacatgaaactgccaacccataaCCCTTCAATGAAAAGCCACAGCTTGTTTaacaaatttaataatttgagAAGAATATTTGATACTTGTCATGTGTACCAGAATGTGGGCTAGAAAATGCAGTTCGTTGTATCATCTTTGCTGTGCAGTTTTCCTTGAAAGCATGCCAAACAATATCCTGATTCATagcaattaaattttatataagagATTTTTCTCCCATTTTTTCCCCTTAAAACAAACAACGCAAATGGCAGGCAGAACTTCTAAGTTGGAAAAAGCACAGCAGGGAACTGCATACTCAGAAGTATTAAACACAAGAAAAAAGAAAGGGGATGGGGGCTGTGCAAGAAAGAATGAAGAATAACTGCAGTCATCCACTGTACGACAAGGAAACTGCATTTGCAACTTGAAAccacaaaaaaagaaaaagggtcATCCATAAAAGAACTTATCTTCCAGAATGAATATTACCTCCACTTCTGCCGAAGTATAAGAAGGATCCAAATTTTGAAGCAAGACAAGCCTTCCTTCTGCATGTGCATTTTGCATTCTTTCCTCCCAAGGCTGGAAAATATATACAGCACAATTCAAAAATTAGTCCAAAGTATCTCACTCAATTTCTTTGTACAATGACATCAACATTCCAGTGAAGAAAATCGCGTAAGTGCTGGTCCTTGCATGCTCATTCTCTCACACACAGACACACAGAAACACCAATGATAAATATGAAGTTAAAAGCTGTTGacaaacataaataattaaacCAATGAAAATCTTAGAAACAATACTCACAGGTCTCTTAAACCATTTGCTTTTATCCTGTCAACATAAGAATGACAAAAAACAAGTTAAGTACTTATATCATCTGCATCAGAACTATAGCATCAATGAAGAAAATGCAAGAGTTATAGGCACTAATGACACAATCAAAACAGGGATTACAATGTGCAGAATCAAGGCAGATGCCACCGCAAATCAGTGAGCACAATCTTTATTTTATACAGGAATTGAAGTTACCTAGGATAGAGGAAAATTTAGGCTAAACCAAACACCAAACCTTCGAATGCCCCCCAATTTAAAGCACAATTGCAAACAAGTATGCCATTCTTGTGGTTGAAAAAAGGAAAGTTAATGATGTTTGGTGGGATGCAATATAGGGACAGCTTTTGATGAGCTAAGCTCAGACAAATTGTACACAACTACATATATAAAATCAGCTTTGGCCCCACCCCAGGGAGTCCATTAATGCGAGTATTCTACTCAAACCAGAGAGCAAGGCACTTTTCAAACCTTCCTCTTATATTTTCACAGGaaccaaaaaaattcaataaagttCATATACATACACCTTTGATATTCTGTTCACTGTTCAGAGCACTTAAATATTCACTTCTGTGTAAACAAGATTATAACACCCAGTTATTTGACAAATGACATTACATAGAAACAACAAATTATAAAGCAAAAAAATATCTCAGCAGTGTAACTTACAGCTTCTGGTCTTCGAGTGACTTCCACTTTTTGATTTGCAGTTTTGCTCACATTTGAAGCCTCCCTAGGAGATTCTTCAAGCAATTTGCCATTTGCAAGTTCTGTAAGCTTCTCATCAAGCTTTGGTTTCTTTGAAGAGATATTCTCAGTCCAATGGGGATCCTTTGTGAGTTTACGTTTAGATTTTTCTTCAGAAGCAGTGGCTGTTCGATTTACAGCCTTGACATCACTGCCACCAGAATCAAGATTTAATTTCTGCACAATTTTCTTTCTGTCATCAGATGCTTTCAAAGAATCATCAAGTTTTGCTTGCTTAGATGGCCTATCACTAGATCTACCAGAATCCATTGTAGCTTTTACCTTCTTCTCAGCTTGAAACTCAATGGCAGGAACTTTAACTGCCTTACTTTCACCCCTAACAGGATCACCTTTAGACCTCGAAGAGATCTTGTCATTAGACATGCTTTCCTGTCTAGCTTTTTTGGCCATTTCACCCAACTCTACACCTAAATTAGATGCATGCTTCTCTCCTAATGAGGACTTCTGTTTAACCAATGAAGGTGTCAGATGTGCAATTTTTTCATTGTCAGATGCTGAACTGACATTAGAATCAGGCAATGCATTCTTGTCTGCTGCTACATCAGCAACTGCAGCATTTGCAGTGGTATTATCGTTTGAATCAGGAACAGCATTGGATTTCTGAATACTTACTCTGTTAAGTAGAAACTTAACTGCAACAATTACAGACATACAGAAAACTTAGCAATCAACAATTAACCAACTAAATGCTACCCAAAAACATGAGCATCCACAGTCAAATAACACATACTGTCAATTGCAGCAATTTTATCATCTATCTTATCCAAGATAACACGGCGCCCAACATCAAAGGTACGGTAAAATATGAAGTCAGCCATTTCAAGTTCTTCGTTCGAGGGCTGTGGATTTCTGCTGTCCTTTGAAATGCAAACGACATTACATTTTCCAGCAATTGTTTCCTGAGTTAACGGATGGAAAATTAGCAACTCAATAGCCTAGCTTATACTAGGCACCTCCACGTACACTAAATACATTAAGCACACAAATCAGTAGCTCAAGGCACTAcaaaagtaaaatcaatttattACTGCTTAAAACATACAAGCAGGTGGATGTTTGTTTGCAATTCAGTCAAAAACATCCACAACAATATACAAAGACCAATGCAATTACAAATACTTACAAAAAAAAATTTGCACTAAATTTACATATGAATTATAGATATATATCAAATTACCAAGTCTCAAGGATTTCTAATTGTGAAAGGCATATGCAAAAGTTAAATTGGTTAAGCCATATGCAAATTTTTCCTGATTCTGGAAGCCATAATCAAAGAGTTGGCATTGCTAGCTCTAAAACCTTCTCAAAagaatcatcaatttaactattaTTAAACAGACTTTTTCATTATGGACAAATGTCCAAGTTTCCGACTCATCTGTTTTTAGGAGATCTTCCATTGCATTGAAAACACCCAAACATGCATAATATCAGCTGTGTCCAACAGGAACATCAAATATAAGCAAAGGGTCCAGGTAAGACAGCCCATAAAATGCCTGAGTGGCTCATGCATTTTCTGTCTAAAAATATCAATTCCAACAGGAAAATAAATAGGAGAGGAAGTCAATAAATttaatcccccccccccccccaaaaaaaaaaagtagtataggaaatcaaaattacaaaaattttgTTGGAAACCCATTCATTGCCCCCCAAAAATAAGTTATTATTTACAttttttataagaaataaataatatcaTGCATATGtaacaaaattataatatatatatatatatatatgttgttgCTAATTTGTAgtaaatttaaatcacattttaattttTGCTAATAAGTATgtgaaaataaattttacatgAAAATGTTTAAACCTAGCTAATTGCATTTggtcaatttataaatttattgtatttactttttatttaaatttatgtgGTTTTAttggacataatattttatagttttttttaaataaaagtaatATTAATGATATGatattctcaaaaaaaaaaaatgatataatgCTTACACATGATCTTTATTGGCACCCCATGAAAATATAAACCAAGCTCCAATATGCaagagaaaaattagggatataaagaaattaaatattacAAGGGGAAAAAAATGCAAGAGCCACCCATGACAGCTTTTCTCAACACCAGAACTGAGAACTTCATAAATGGATATATAGATACTACAATGAGCTCAAAAGACACTAAGAATCTCATTCACAAAACCTTCTCAAAATTACAAAGCTTCCATCTAGAAGCCTCATAATGACCTTTTAGACAGTCAAATTTCAACTTAATTCTAACTCAAAAATATATCAGGAAGTGTATGAACAACTGCTTATAGACATAGTACACAAagcaaaaaaatttataacatttgACATTTCCAAGGAACCAGTAAACTCTTTCAAATATTTAGTATCTCTGGTTTATAACAATTACAACCACAGGATTAAACCATTAAAACAATGCAGATGCACGCTTTTCAAGGGTATCATGAGTAATATACAACGATCACATGACATAATATATGACCACTAATCAAAATTCTAGAACTTGATAAGCCACATGTACCCATCATATACATCAAGTAGATCACATGACATAATATATGACCATATGGACTATGGATGAGATATTGAAGTTGACCCCTCATCAAGCCCATTACATTCACCTTAAAATTATCAACTTGTAATCATTAGTGCATGTACATGTACATGCACAAGAAATCATACACAGGCAGCTTCCATAGTTCTCTTTTCCCAAAAACAATGACATTTGATTATCTATCTGCCACATTcctaactctttaactaattaactcATTTATGGCCTGCAAAGTTCCTTCCTTAAGAAGAAAGCCAAGCGTGCAATACAATACTTGCTGTGTCTGCATGTACAGAATTTATTACAAACAGTATATGAAACTAGACTCAGACATGTAATTGCTGCAGATAACAGAGAAAAACAGCATTCTACCAAAAAGTCAAAAAGCTCAAAATAAGGTATCAAAATAT belongs to Hevea brasiliensis isolate MT/VB/25A 57/8 chromosome 4, ASM3005281v1, whole genome shotgun sequence and includes:
- the LOC110668476 gene encoding protein ANTI-SILENCING 1 isoform X2, which codes for MVQANEIESIGFKWGKKRGIGGKKKDVQFYESFTYDDVEYELYDSVYVYAECEAEPYIGKLIKIWENSDKTKKIKILWFFRPCEISNFLEDDKTLENELFLASGEGAGLANVNPLETIAGKCNVVCISKDSRNPQPSNEELEMADFIFYRTFDVGRRVILDKIDDKIAAIDIKFLLNRVSIQKSNAVPDSNDNTTANAAVADVAADKNALPDSNVSSASDNEKIAHLTPSLVKQKSSLGEKHASNLGVELGEMAKKARQESMSNDKISSRSKGDPVRGESKAVKVPAIEFQAEKKVKATMDSGRSSDRPSKQAKLDDSLKASDDRKKIVQKLNLDSGGSDVKAVNRTATASEEKSKRKLTKDPHWTENISSKKPKLDEKLTELANGKLLEESPREASNVSKTANQKVEVTRRPEADKSKWFKRPPWEERMQNAHAEGRLVLLQNLDPSYTSAEVEDIVWHAFKENCTAKMIQRTAFSSPHSGQAFVIFKTSEAAKIALTKLDESCLLLSNGRPLVGSIATLRLPGKPSTFFGHIYIDKLRLQMQREMKEAVSTSHCSQPNTIEYDMAMDWRLLQERVDLEWTKLYKQQGQELRKLKANLKSK
- the LOC110668476 gene encoding protein ANTI-SILENCING 1 isoform X3, with product MVQANEIESIGFKWGKKRGIGGKKKDVQFYESFTYDDVEYELYDSVYVYAECEAEPYIGKLIKIWENSDKTKKIKILWFFRPCEISNFLEDDKTLENELFLASGEGAGLANVNPLETIAGKCNVVCISKDSRNPQPSNEELEMADFIFYRTFDVGRRVILDKIDDKIAAIDIKFLLNRVSIQKSNAVPDSNDNTTANAAVADVAADKNALPDSNVSSASDNEKIAHLTPSLVKQKSSLGEKHASNLGVELGEMAKKARQESMSNDKISSRSKGDPVRGESKAVKVPAIEFQAEKKKLNLDSGGSDVKAVNRTATASEEKSKRKLTKDPHWTENISSKKPKLDEKLTELANGKLLEESPREASNVSKTANQKVEVTRRPEADKSKWFKRPPWEERMQNAHAEGRLVLLQNLDPSYTSAEVEDIVWHAFKENCTAKMIQRTAFSSPHSAGQAFVIFKTSEAAKIALTKLDESCLLLSNGRPLVGSIATLRLPGKPSTFFGHIYIDKLRLQMQREMKEAVSTSHCSQPNTIEYDMAMDWRLLQERVDLEWTKLYKQQGQELRKLKANLKSK
- the LOC110668476 gene encoding protein ANTI-SILENCING 1 isoform X1, which translates into the protein MVQANEIESIGFKWGKKRGIGGKKKDVQFYESFTYDDVEYELYDSVYVYAECEAEPYIGKLIKIWENSDKTKKIKILWFFRPCEISNFLEDDKTLENELFLASGEGAGLANVNPLETIAGKCNVVCISKDSRNPQPSNEELEMADFIFYRTFDVGRRVILDKIDDKIAAIDIKFLLNRVSIQKSNAVPDSNDNTTANAAVADVAADKNALPDSNVSSASDNEKIAHLTPSLVKQKSSLGEKHASNLGVELGEMAKKARQESMSNDKISSRSKGDPVRGESKAVKVPAIEFQAEKKVKATMDSGRSSDRPSKQAKLDDSLKASDDRKKIVQKLNLDSGGSDVKAVNRTATASEEKSKRKLTKDPHWTENISSKKPKLDEKLTELANGKLLEESPREASNVSKTANQKVEVTRRPEADKSKWFKRPPWEERMQNAHAEGRLVLLQNLDPSYTSAEVEDIVWHAFKENCTAKMIQRTAFSSPHSAGQAFVIFKTSEAAKIALTKLDESCLLLSNGRPLVGSIATLRLPGKPSTFFGHIYIDKLRLQMQREMKEAVSTSHCSQPNTIEYDMAMDWRLLQERVDLEWTKLYKQQGQELRKLKANLKSK
- the LOC110668476 gene encoding protein ANTI-SILENCING 1 isoform X4, which gives rise to MVQANEIESIGFKWGKKRGIGGKKKDVQFYESFTYDDVEYELYDSVYVYAECEAEPYIGKLIKIWENSDKTKKIKILWFFRPCEISNFLEDDKTLENELFLASGEGAGLANVNPLETIAGKCNVVCISKDSRNPQPSNEELEMADFIFYRTFDVGRRVILDKIDDKIAAIDIKFLLNRVSIQKSNAVPDSNDNTTANAAVADVAADKNALPDSNVSSASDNEKIAHLTPSLVKQKSSLGEKHASNLGVELGEMAKKARQESMSNDKISSRSKGDPVRGESKAVKVPAIEFQAEKKKLNLDSGGSDVKAVNRTATASEEKSKRKLTKDPHWTENISSKKPKLDEKLTELANGKLLEESPREASNVSKTANQKVEVTRRPEADKSKWFKRPPWEERMQNAHAEGRLVLLQNLDPSYTSAEVEDIVWHAFKENCTAKMIQRTAFSSPHSGQAFVIFKTSEAAKIALTKLDESCLLLSNGRPLVGSIATLRLPGKPSTFFGHIYIDKLRLQMQREMKEAVSTSHCSQPNTIEYDMAMDWRLLQERVDLEWTKLYKQQGQELRKLKANLKSK